In Flammeovirgaceae bacterium, the sequence TGTAGCGCAGCCCGGTTAGCGCACCACGTTAGGGACGTGGGGGTCGGAAGTTCGAATCTTCTCACCCCGACAAACTTTTTTACGGCAATCATACCGATTGCCGTTTTTGCTTTTATACAATAACTATTAACACCTGCATATCAGGACGTGGGGTCGCCCCGCCCTGGCAGAGTAATCTTTAAGCATGACAGGAAAGTAGTGTCGGGGAGTTCGAAAATAAATACCTTTATAAGCTAATCTTCGCTTCTATGAAAAGAGTCTGTTCCTTCCTGATATCGTTCTGCCTTCTGTGCATTCTGCTTCAGGCTCAGCCAGCGGATACCCTCAAGCAGGTGGATGAACTTTTCTCTTCGTGGAACAATGCCACACCGGGAATGGCCGTGGCCATTGAACGCAATGACCAATTGATTTACAACAAAGCATTCGGGCTGGCCGATCTGGAGCGAAGTGTGCCCAACACAACCAACACCATATTTGAATGCGGCTCGGTGTCCAAACAATTTACCGCTGCAGCCATTCTGTTGCTGGCTAAGGAAGGCAAGCTTTCACTTAGCGATAATGTAAGAAAATACATTCCTGAATTACCCGAATACGATACCCCCATCACCATACAACACCTGCTTAACCATACCAGTGGGCTTAAAGACTGGGGCGTGATTTACGGGTTGGCCGGCTGGCCACGGTCAACCCGCGTATATACGCAGGAACTGAGTTTCGATATAGTATTTAAACAGCGATCGCTCAACTTTACTCCGGGCAGTCAGTATTCGTACAGCAATTCAAATTATGTTTTACTGGTGCTGATTACCGAGCGGGTTTCCGGACAATCGCTTGCAGAGTTTACCACCAGTCGTTTTTTCAGGCCGCTTGGGTTAACCCACACGCAATGGCGCGATAACTTCCGTGAGGTAATCGCCAACCGGGCCGAAGCCTACCGGAAAAACGGTAACCGCTATGAACACGACATGCCCTTCGAAAATGTGCACGGCCCCGGTGGTTTGCTTACCACTACAGCCGATTTACTGCGTTGGAATAAATTGCTTGAAACGTACGAGATTCTCGGACCGGATATTTCTGCCCTGCGGATTAAACCCGGCAAACTTACCAGCGGAAGTGATATTGATTATGCAG encodes:
- a CDS encoding beta-lactamase family protein gives rise to the protein MKRVCSFLISFCLLCILLQAQPADTLKQVDELFSSWNNATPGMAVAIERNDQLIYNKAFGLADLERSVPNTTNTIFECGSVSKQFTAAAILLLAKEGKLSLSDNVRKYIPELPEYDTPITIQHLLNHTSGLKDWGVIYGLAGWPRSTRVYTQELSFDIVFKQRSLNFTPGSQYSYSNSNYVLLVLITERVSGQSLAEFTTSRFFRPLGLTHTQWRDNFREVIANRAEAYRKNGNRYEHDMPFENVHGPGGLLTTTADLLRWNKLLETYEILGPDISALRIKPGKLTSGSDIDYAAGLTIGQVNGFKEISHSGATAGYRAWLAYYPEKKLSVAILSNDGSFNPARAGRNIAEVFLGKQPEVKIAEPTRFIELSETEAKRYEGFFRIIDQDYVIKVDNNQGKLSIKGDPVKAVHPDTLYLGRLGWLISTSNGLLLKTPGRTENLVRTSAPPSSLKELSVYTGTYTSADADATFRIEAKEGHLLVHRKPGDSFKLQPIFKDGFRTDDFSVFEFTRDKRGTITGFLVTLSRAKNVPFRKKNP